From one Callithrix jacchus isolate 240 chromosome 2, calJac240_pri, whole genome shotgun sequence genomic stretch:
- the LOC118151625 gene encoding uncharacterized protein LOC118151625 isoform X2, which yields MAAMLARGAKDGVTEDYGPANNERVPTPGPRPAPPGSPPRPAGTGRSVGAARRTKLHRAPRGPRSLAPLAHPQPAPPQGPARPTVAPHEPYLLAADAAVHKPAVSAVARSRSRRPQPEPEGTSRPPLPHRVRHRLPSSQRSRALRQTKCNRRAGALRQTNSNRRPGAGRRRPTTQARWSGESVGGAS from the exons ATGGCGGCCATGTTGGCGCGGGGCGCCAAAGATGGAGTGACGGAGGACTACGGGCCGGCGAACAACGAGCGCGTGCCCACCCCGGGGCCCAGGCCCGCCCCACCCGGGTCCCCCCCGCGGCCCGCCGGCACGGGGCGCAGTGTGGGCGCCGCCCGACGGACAAAGCTGCACCGGGCTCCGCGCGGGCCGCGCTCACTTGCGCCCCTGGCCCACCCGCAACCCGCACCCCCTCAGGGGCCTGCAAGACCCACAGTCGCCCCGCACGAACCTTACCTACTAGCCGCTGATGCCGCCGTCCACAAGCCCGCGGTTTCCGCCGTCGCTCGTTCGCGCTCTCGCCGGCCCCAGCCGGAGCCAGAAGGCACCTCCCGGCCCCCGCTCCCTCACCGCGTACGCCACCGGCTCCCCAGCAGTCAGAGGAGCCGCGCACTGCGCCAGACTAAGTGCAACAGACGCGCCGGCGCACTGCGCCAGACCAACTCCAACAGACGCCCAGGCGCCGGGCGCCGACGGCCCACTACGCAGGCGCGATGGAGCGG AGAATCCGTTGGGGGCGCTTCCTGA
- the LOC118151625 gene encoding uncharacterized protein LOC118151625 isoform X1, with the protein MAAMLARGAKDGVTEDYGPANNERVPTPGPRPAPPGSPPRPAGTGRSVGAARRTKLHRAPRGPRSLAPLAHPQPAPPQGPARPTVAPHEPYLLAADAAVHKPAVSAVARSRSRRPQPEPEGTSRPPLPHRVRHRLPSSQRSRALRQTKCNRRAGALRQTNSNRRPGAGRRRPTTQARWSGLPLRKADSTEYLVWQQQALSLSPDMVPLACKSTSHVVAG; encoded by the exons ATGGCGGCCATGTTGGCGCGGGGCGCCAAAGATGGAGTGACGGAGGACTACGGGCCGGCGAACAACGAGCGCGTGCCCACCCCGGGGCCCAGGCCCGCCCCACCCGGGTCCCCCCCGCGGCCCGCCGGCACGGGGCGCAGTGTGGGCGCCGCCCGACGGACAAAGCTGCACCGGGCTCCGCGCGGGCCGCGCTCACTTGCGCCCCTGGCCCACCCGCAACCCGCACCCCCTCAGGGGCCTGCAAGACCCACAGTCGCCCCGCACGAACCTTACCTACTAGCCGCTGATGCCGCCGTCCACAAGCCCGCGGTTTCCGCCGTCGCTCGTTCGCGCTCTCGCCGGCCCCAGCCGGAGCCAGAAGGCACCTCCCGGCCCCCGCTCCCTCACCGCGTACGCCACCGGCTCCCCAGCAGTCAGAGGAGCCGCGCACTGCGCCAGACTAAGTGCAACAGACGCGCCGGCGCACTGCGCCAGACCAACTCCAACAGACGCCCAGGCGCCGGGCGCCGACGGCCCACTACGCAGGCGCGATGGAGCGG ATTACCCCTAAGGAAGGCTGACTCGACCGAGTACCTAGTGTGGCAACAGCAGGCACTGTCACTGAGCCCAGATATGGTGCCACTTGCCTGCAAATCAACAAGCCATGTGGTGGCAGGATGA